A single region of the Pseudomonas sp. GGS8 genome encodes:
- a CDS encoding alpha-xenorhabdolysin family binary toxin subunit A, which translates to MTDNLLWEDALKNASVVQIAELAAVVPVTMVNASISKPLARLGSMMEVATRESGLLLTKTEIVNLRKYEALGLQLPYTLQAVIDYLRFGAGEDGGKGLKAEDFLQTFSTTRKHAMKWSDIRSRVMLTSEHLRVFGARMGNYGIQMVKFEDELVASGVLKEHNIKTLEDLDRLKRDLGDDFPDLSLGEDTIVDFKYVLNEIKKDIAGNLDNVEQIKVDLDSFGNELRLTVLPEIKYRLELISTNRYPQDIKDLDAETSKLAAQIAEKNTQYKALVEKSLGSAATLNIFGLGMSIYYGVEAEAIRKERDALKEAQSRALAVLDNKNQTLARLKVVELKLQDLDFAAVHADVATKNLRHTWNVLHLYVSNSHEAAGEITDAMRFRMFNLHFANVVSPWKEIVNDARSLNEIFKEADEEYIGGITARSAGVMEIFTGNTYPEADLVLMKSSLSKMNTELTTAKAIFTRQQYLPALKDSCVQLVRNIDSCGEKLTAAALQASNELKTNRNMLMAIEANLANEAGGENDIEIIEEFLQERNRQLKKAIVKTEEITKNIRKQAREVSRVFDKTTTTGYIAGLEKDKESHLEMIEQLQVALSQSQSEKNTISDAIEAIEKAGIEKIGKDVALTIDKLLELGMKPTELELVKFAIETVKKAIEDIGAGLRFIDMIRGSDTVQARIDELLNRIQSEKSKQTAADEKVKFIQAAHLIEDQRSVYVAEYLKAVQSFELFVASMGFDEFSDEDDYSAAFQKEASIFIDYLSPLSKS; encoded by the coding sequence ATGACTGATAATTTATTGTGGGAAGATGCTTTAAAGAACGCGAGTGTTGTACAGATTGCTGAGCTTGCCGCTGTAGTGCCCGTCACCATGGTGAATGCCTCGATCAGTAAGCCGCTGGCAAGATTGGGCAGTATGATGGAAGTCGCGACCCGAGAGTCCGGGCTGTTGTTGACTAAAACGGAAATTGTAAACCTGAGGAAATATGAGGCGCTGGGGTTGCAACTTCCCTATACCCTTCAGGCGGTGATTGATTATTTACGCTTTGGTGCAGGCGAAGATGGCGGTAAAGGATTAAAGGCGGAAGATTTTTTACAAACGTTCTCTACGACCAGAAAACATGCAATGAAATGGTCTGATATTCGTTCGAGAGTTATGTTGACGAGTGAACATCTAAGAGTGTTTGGTGCCAGAATGGGGAACTATGGTATTCAGATGGTTAAGTTTGAGGATGAGTTGGTAGCGTCAGGCGTCCTGAAAGAACATAATATCAAAACACTCGAAGACCTTGATAGGCTTAAGCGCGACCTCGGTGATGATTTTCCTGATCTTTCACTGGGTGAAGATACGATTGTTGATTTTAAGTACGTGTTGAACGAAATAAAAAAAGATATCGCAGGGAATCTTGATAACGTTGAGCAAATAAAAGTAGACCTGGACAGTTTCGGTAATGAACTTCGGCTCACGGTTCTGCCCGAAATCAAGTACCGTCTGGAGTTGATCTCGACTAACCGTTACCCGCAGGATATCAAAGATCTTGATGCCGAGACCTCAAAACTCGCAGCACAGATCGCTGAAAAGAATACACAATACAAAGCGCTTGTCGAAAAGTCGCTCGGTTCTGCAGCAACGCTTAATATATTCGGTTTAGGCATGTCTATCTACTATGGTGTCGAAGCCGAGGCCATACGTAAAGAACGGGACGCCTTGAAAGAGGCACAAAGCCGTGCGCTTGCAGTGTTGGATAATAAAAATCAAACACTCGCCAGGTTGAAAGTGGTAGAGCTTAAGTTACAAGATCTGGACTTTGCTGCTGTGCATGCTGACGTGGCGACCAAAAACCTGAGGCACACGTGGAATGTTCTTCATTTGTATGTCTCCAACTCGCATGAGGCAGCCGGGGAGATCACCGACGCGATGCGATTCCGGATGTTTAACTTGCATTTTGCAAACGTCGTTAGTCCATGGAAGGAAATTGTAAATGACGCACGCTCGTTGAACGAAATTTTTAAGGAAGCGGATGAAGAATATATTGGCGGAATCACTGCAAGGAGCGCAGGAGTAATGGAGATTTTTACTGGGAATACTTATCCGGAGGCTGACCTTGTTTTAATGAAGAGCAGTCTATCGAAGATGAACACTGAGTTGACAACCGCGAAGGCGATTTTTACGCGTCAACAATACCTCCCCGCGTTGAAAGATAGCTGTGTCCAGCTGGTGCGAAATATAGACAGCTGCGGGGAGAAATTGACAGCTGCAGCCCTTCAGGCCTCGAATGAGCTAAAAACCAACCGAAATATGTTGATGGCTATTGAAGCTAACTTGGCGAATGAAGCTGGAGGCGAAAATGATATCGAAATCATCGAAGAGTTTTTGCAGGAGCGAAATCGCCAGCTAAAAAAAGCCATTGTTAAAACGGAAGAAATAACAAAAAATATCCGAAAACAAGCGCGCGAAGTCAGCAGGGTTTTTGACAAAACCACAACGACGGGATACATCGCTGGGTTGGAAAAAGACAAAGAAAGTCATCTGGAAATGATTGAGCAACTTCAGGTTGCGTTAAGTCAATCTCAAAGCGAAAAAAATACTATTTCCGATGCTATCGAAGCGATAGAAAAAGCAGGCATTGAAAAGATCGGCAAAGACGTTGCCTTGACTATCGATAAGCTACTCGAGTTAGGAATGAAACCAACAGAACTTGAATTGGTTAAATTCGCGATTGAAACGGTTAAAAAGGCCATTGAAGATATTGGCGCCGGATTACGATTTATCGACATGATCAGAGGCTCAGACACAGTTCAAGCGAGAATCGATGAGCTTTTAAATCGCATCCAATCCGAAAAAAGTAAACAGACAGCGGCTGATGAAAAGGTCAAATTCATTCAAGCTGCTCATCTCATTGAAGATCAACGCAGCGTATACGTTGCTGAATATTTGAAAGCTGTTCAGTCATTTGAGCTATTTGTAGCATCGATGGGGTTCGATGAGTTTTCCGATGAAGATGACTACAGTGCAGCCTTCCAAAAAGAAGCTTCAATCTTTATCGACTATTTGTCCCCCCTCTCCAAGTCATAA
- a CDS encoding tetratricopeptide repeat protein encodes MSYQLRREEVLDGDRLKAMLEESPARAAQAILIAAREGVLDAQALLGQILLDGQGIALDRPLAVRWFEIAARRGHLMARNMLGRCHEHGWGCAADIAIAARHYRIAAEACLDWAMYNYANLLATGRGGMVDQSQALRLYRQAAELGHAKSMNLLGRYLEEGRFCDADPVAAFDWYRRSAEGDDFRGQFSYGSVLAEVGRIDEALTWLGKAMSKGHSSFLRVSSEALLNAQNPAIRQLSHAYRQRAEQLTNAQS; translated from the coding sequence ATGAGTTATCAATTGCGCCGCGAGGAAGTCCTCGACGGTGATCGCCTCAAGGCCATGCTGGAAGAAAGCCCGGCGCGCGCAGCCCAGGCGATTCTGATCGCCGCCCGTGAAGGTGTGCTGGATGCCCAGGCCTTGCTGGGGCAGATTCTGCTGGATGGGCAGGGCATTGCGCTGGATCGACCGCTGGCCGTGCGCTGGTTCGAAATCGCCGCCCGGCGTGGGCATCTGATGGCGCGCAACATGCTCGGCCGTTGCCATGAACATGGCTGGGGTTGTGCCGCTGATATTGCGATTGCCGCACGGCATTATCGAATCGCTGCTGAAGCCTGTCTCGATTGGGCGATGTACAACTACGCCAACCTGCTGGCGACGGGGCGAGGGGGGATGGTCGATCAGTCGCAAGCCCTGAGGCTGTATCGACAGGCGGCCGAACTGGGGCACGCCAAGTCCATGAACCTGCTCGGTCGTTATCTGGAAGAAGGGCGGTTTTGTGATGCTGACCCTGTGGCTGCATTTGACTGGTATCGACGCTCAGCGGAAGGAGACGATTTCCGCGGGCAGTTCAGTTACGGCTCAGTGCTGGCAGAGGTGGGGCGCATCGACGAAGCCCTTACCTGGTTAGGGAAAGCGATGAGCAAAGGACACTCGAGCTTCCTGCGTGTAAGCAGCGAGGCATTACTTAATGCCCAAAATCCAGCGATTCGACAACTGTCACACGCTTATCGGCAACGAGCGGAACAATTGACTAACGCTCAATCTTGA
- a CDS encoding Fe2+-dependent dioxygenase has product MLLHIPGVFAKEEVQRIREALAQADWADGKITAGYQSAKAKHNLQLPEGHPLTKEIGAAMLERLWKKPQFMSAALPHKVFPPLLNCYTAGGSFDFHIDNAVRQPKGSVERVRTDLSATLFFSEPEDYDGGELEIQDTFGTQRVKLPAGDMVLYPGTSLHKVNAVTRGTRYASFFWTQSLVRDDSQRALLFEMDGAIQQLTQDMPDHPSLIRLTGTYHNLLRRWVEV; this is encoded by the coding sequence ATGTTGCTGCACATTCCCGGCGTGTTCGCGAAAGAAGAAGTGCAGCGCATCCGCGAAGCCTTGGCGCAGGCGGATTGGGCCGATGGCAAAATTACCGCCGGTTATCAGTCGGCAAAGGCCAAGCACAATCTGCAACTGCCTGAAGGACATCCGTTGACCAAGGAAATCGGTGCGGCGATGCTCGAACGGCTGTGGAAAAAACCGCAGTTCATGTCAGCGGCATTACCGCACAAGGTCTTCCCTCCGTTGCTGAACTGTTACACGGCTGGTGGCAGTTTCGACTTCCACATCGACAATGCCGTGCGTCAGCCCAAGGGCAGCGTCGAGCGGGTGCGCACCGACCTGTCGGCGACGCTGTTCTTCAGTGAACCGGAGGACTACGACGGTGGCGAGCTGGAAATCCAGGACACCTTCGGCACCCAGCGAGTGAAGTTGCCGGCCGGCGATATGGTCCTGTATCCCGGCACCAGCCTGCACAAGGTCAACGCCGTCACGCGTGGAACCCGCTACGCGTCGTTTTTCTGGACCCAAAGCCTGGTCCGCGATGACAGCCAGCGTGCCTTGCTGTTCGAGATGGACGGGGCGATTCAACAGCTGACCCAGGACATGCCCGACCATCCTTCGCTGATCCGCCTGACGGGCACCTATCACAACTTGTTGCGTCGCTGGGTCGAGGTATGA
- a CDS encoding TonB-dependent siderophore receptor, translated as MSRQQPQSTVSSPRLLVSAIGVAITAGSAGHMVFAAEKTDEKAPGNAISLDATSVVGEQDDTSYQTDTSASKKYTAPLRETPKSVTVIPQQVIRDTGATSLVDALRTTPGITFGAGEGGNPAGDRPIIRGFNAESDVFIDGMRDVASQSREIFNVESIEVSKGPGSAFTGAGSTGGSLNLVSKTAKLGNAYNGGFTWGSDQTKRTTLDLNQQMTDTSAFRLNLMKHEANVAGRDAVDVSRWGVAPSFAFGLGTDTRLTVGYYHVETDDMPDYGIPLTVSPNRSKYNVDKPANVNRDNFYGLTSRDYRQTSNDSGTIKIEHDLNDSLTVSNSFRMSRSTLDYIVTNPDDSKGNVANGSVYRGAKSRNSTSSGWINQTDLSAKFNTGAIEHSLVSGLEFSYQDTHNRPYLLTSSASGTRCNRALFNSGDCTSLYNPTPGDNWIGTITDSNAFTDTDTKTAAAYVFDTLKFNEQWSLNLGLRYDNYQVESSGFANASSTAPAGSFSRQNTSDLLNYQIGVVYNPLPNGSLYAAYSTSSNPAGETSGNGGLELAANNSTLDPEKNRNYEIGTKWDFFGDDLSLTAALFRTEKTNARINDPDGGTTQVLDGEQQVNGLELTYTGKLTRNWRVFGGYTYMDSEVVKTTLAADEGNHMPSTPRNNFTFWSTYDLVPDKLTVGAGATFVDSQFGNVANSVEIPSYWRYDAMASYRLTKNVDLQLNVQNLADKRYFDQVFQTHYAHVAPGRTALLSANFHF; from the coding sequence ATGTCACGCCAACAACCACAATCAACGGTCAGTTCACCACGCTTGCTCGTGTCTGCAATTGGCGTGGCGATCACCGCCGGCTCTGCGGGCCACATGGTTTTCGCGGCCGAGAAGACCGACGAAAAAGCACCCGGCAATGCGATATCCCTGGACGCCACCAGCGTTGTAGGCGAGCAGGATGACACCTCCTACCAGACCGATACCTCGGCCTCCAAGAAGTACACCGCGCCACTGCGCGAGACGCCGAAAAGCGTCACCGTGATCCCGCAACAAGTGATTCGCGACACCGGCGCCACCAGCCTGGTCGACGCCCTGCGCACCACCCCGGGCATCACCTTTGGTGCCGGCGAGGGTGGCAACCCGGCCGGTGATCGTCCGATCATTCGTGGTTTCAACGCCGAAAGCGACGTGTTCATCGACGGCATGCGCGACGTGGCGTCCCAGAGCCGCGAGATCTTCAACGTTGAATCGATCGAAGTCAGCAAGGGGCCGGGGTCGGCCTTCACCGGCGCCGGTTCCACCGGTGGCAGCCTGAACCTGGTGAGCAAGACCGCCAAGCTGGGCAACGCCTACAACGGCGGCTTTACCTGGGGCTCGGACCAGACCAAGCGCACCACCCTCGATCTGAACCAGCAGATGACCGACACCTCGGCGTTCCGGCTGAACCTGATGAAGCACGAAGCCAACGTCGCCGGGCGTGATGCCGTGGACGTCAGCCGCTGGGGCGTGGCCCCCTCCTTTGCCTTCGGCCTGGGCACCGATACCCGCTTGACCGTCGGCTACTACCACGTCGAAACCGATGACATGCCCGACTACGGCATCCCGTTGACCGTGAGCCCCAACCGCAGCAAGTACAACGTCGACAAGCCGGCCAACGTTAACCGCGACAACTTCTACGGCCTCACCAGTCGCGACTATCGCCAGACCAGCAACGACAGCGGCACGATCAAGATCGAACACGATCTGAACGATAGCCTGACCGTGTCGAACAGCTTCCGCATGTCCCGTTCGACCCTGGATTACATTGTCACCAACCCAGACGACAGTAAGGGCAACGTGGCCAACGGCAGTGTCTACCGTGGCGCGAAGAGCCGTAATTCAACGTCCAGCGGCTGGATCAACCAGACCGACCTGAGCGCCAAATTCAACACCGGCGCCATCGAGCACAGCCTGGTGAGCGGACTGGAGTTTTCCTATCAGGACACCCACAACCGCCCGTACCTCCTGACCTCCAGCGCCAGCGGCACCCGGTGCAACCGTGCCCTGTTCAACTCCGGCGACTGCACCAGCCTGTACAACCCGACGCCTGGGGATAACTGGATTGGCACGATCACCGACAGCAACGCCTTCACCGACACCGACACCAAGACCGCTGCGGCCTACGTGTTCGACACCTTGAAGTTCAACGAGCAATGGTCCCTGAACCTAGGCCTGCGTTATGACAACTATCAGGTCGAATCCAGCGGCTTCGCCAACGCCAGCAGCACGGCTCCCGCGGGCAGTTTCTCCCGGCAGAACACCAGCGACCTGCTGAACTACCAGATCGGCGTGGTCTACAACCCGCTGCCAAATGGCAGCCTCTACGCCGCCTACTCGACGTCCAGCAACCCGGCCGGCGAAACCAGCGGCAACGGTGGCCTGGAACTGGCCGCGAACAACAGCACTCTGGACCCGGAAAAGAACCGCAACTACGAGATCGGCACCAAGTGGGACTTCTTCGGTGACGACCTGTCGCTGACCGCCGCGCTGTTCCGCACCGAGAAAACCAACGCGCGTATCAACGATCCGGATGGCGGCACCACCCAAGTGCTGGACGGCGAACAGCAGGTCAACGGCCTGGAACTGACCTACACCGGCAAGCTGACCCGTAACTGGCGAGTCTTCGGCGGCTACACCTACATGGACAGCGAAGTGGTCAAAACCACCCTCGCCGCCGATGAAGGCAACCACATGCCAAGCACCCCACGGAACAACTTCACGTTCTGGTCGACCTACGACCTGGTACCAGACAAGTTGACCGTCGGTGCCGGTGCGACCTTCGTCGATTCCCAGTTCGGCAACGTCGCCAACTCGGTGGAGATCCCGTCCTACTGGCGTTACGACGCGATGGCCAGCTACCGCCTGACCAAGAACGTCGACCTGCAACTCAACGTACAAAACCTGGCCGACAAGCGTTACTTCGACCAGGTATTCCAGACGCACTACGCCCATGTGGCGCCGGGGCGCACTGCCCTGCTGAGTGCCAACTTCCACTTCTGA
- a CDS encoding sulfite reductase flavoprotein subunit alpha: protein MLKKSLFQLHWFFGISAGLVLALMGITGAAVSFQDEILRALNPSVLHAEKQIAGVLPPAELVEKIEGASGKTVSMLWVETDSGNAARVIFTAPPGERRGQMRYFDPYTAEFMGEVTGQDFFALMLQLHRFLAMGDTGRQITGACTLILLFFCLSGLYLRWPRQWKSWRAWLTLDWKKKGRSFNWDLHSVAGTWCLLFYLLAALTGLSWSYEWYNKGLTRLLSDSPQNERVRNGRGPAPSGPAPTADYAAMWSSIYSAAGPGLSSYNVRMPPVAGQPATVFYLLKDSPHDQARNQITLDPVTGAISRHDRYSDKSLKAQLLTSIYALHVGSYFGMVGRIILTIAALSMPLFFVTGWLLYLDRRRKKRQIKDARKGLEQPGSDAPAWLIGFASQSGFAEQLAWQTAGQLQAAGLPVKVQPLANVSEQDLRDSSNALFVVSTFGDGEAPDSARGFERKVLGRMLSLESLNYAVLGLGDRQYQHFCGFARRLHTWLGEHGGKTLFAPVEVDSGDPYALRHWQQQLGLLTGQAPVDTWQAPSYDNWTLTRRELMNPDSSGSPVYLLGLTAPTTSSWLAGDLVEVLPRNGAWAIEHFLDGLGIDGRATVELDGLSQTLEQALASRQLPENRAHLVGLHAQALVNALVPLAMREYSIASIAADGVLELIVRQELHPDGSLGIGSGWLTEHVPVGAHISLRVRRNSGFHLPNEAVPMILLGNGTGLAGLRSLLKARIADGQQRHWLLFGERNREHDFLCRAELEEWLINGDLTRLDLAFSRDQAEKIYVQDRLREAAGELKKWLADGAVIYICGSLQGMASGVDQVLNDVLGADEVERLIEQGRYRRDVY from the coding sequence GTGTTGAAGAAATCCCTGTTCCAGTTGCACTGGTTTTTCGGCATCAGCGCCGGACTGGTCCTGGCCCTGATGGGCATTACCGGGGCGGCCGTATCGTTTCAGGATGAAATCCTGCGGGCGCTGAACCCCTCTGTGCTGCACGCCGAGAAGCAGATCGCCGGCGTGCTGCCACCGGCCGAACTGGTGGAAAAAATCGAAGGTGCTTCGGGCAAGACCGTCTCGATGCTCTGGGTCGAGACCGATAGCGGCAACGCCGCGCGGGTGATCTTCACGGCGCCGCCAGGTGAACGTCGCGGGCAGATGCGCTACTTCGACCCGTACACCGCCGAGTTCATGGGCGAGGTCACAGGTCAGGACTTCTTCGCCCTGATGCTGCAACTGCACCGCTTCCTCGCCATGGGCGATACCGGTCGGCAGATCACCGGTGCCTGTACGCTGATTCTGCTGTTCTTCTGCCTGTCCGGCCTGTACCTGCGCTGGCCGCGCCAGTGGAAAAGCTGGCGCGCCTGGCTGACGCTGGACTGGAAGAAAAAGGGCCGCAGCTTCAACTGGGACCTGCACTCAGTGGCCGGCACCTGGTGCCTGCTGTTCTACCTTTTGGCGGCGCTGACCGGGTTGTCCTGGTCGTACGAGTGGTACAACAAAGGCCTGACTAGGCTGCTTTCCGATTCGCCGCAAAACGAGCGGGTCCGCAATGGTCGCGGCCCCGCGCCCAGCGGCCCGGCCCCTACCGCCGATTACGCCGCCATGTGGAGCAGCATCTACAGCGCCGCCGGCCCTGGTCTTTCGTCCTACAACGTTCGGATGCCGCCAGTGGCCGGACAACCGGCAACCGTGTTCTACCTGCTGAAGGATTCGCCCCACGACCAGGCGCGGAACCAGATCACCCTCGATCCGGTGACCGGCGCCATCAGCCGTCATGACCGTTACAGCGACAAGAGCCTCAAGGCGCAGTTGCTGACCAGCATCTATGCACTGCACGTCGGCAGTTATTTCGGGATGGTCGGGCGAATCATCCTGACCATCGCCGCGCTGAGCATGCCGCTGTTTTTCGTCACGGGCTGGTTGCTGTACCTGGACCGTCGGCGCAAGAAACGTCAGATCAAGGATGCCCGTAAAGGCCTTGAGCAACCGGGTAGCGACGCACCGGCATGGCTGATCGGCTTCGCCAGCCAGAGCGGGTTTGCCGAGCAGCTCGCCTGGCAGACTGCCGGGCAATTACAGGCCGCCGGATTACCGGTGAAGGTTCAGCCGCTGGCCAATGTCAGCGAACAGGACCTGCGAGATTCCAGCAACGCACTGTTTGTGGTCAGCACCTTCGGCGACGGCGAAGCGCCGGACAGCGCCCGCGGTTTCGAACGCAAGGTGCTGGGTCGTATGCTGAGCCTCGAAAGCCTCAACTATGCCGTGCTCGGCCTCGGCGACCGCCAGTATCAACACTTCTGCGGCTTCGCCCGTCGCTTGCACACCTGGCTCGGCGAGCACGGCGGCAAGACCTTGTTCGCCCCGGTGGAAGTCGACAGCGGCGACCCCTACGCCCTGCGTCACTGGCAACAGCAACTCGGTCTGCTGACTGGCCAGGCGCCGGTCGACACCTGGCAAGCGCCCAGTTACGACAACTGGACCCTGACCCGTCGCGAGCTGATGAACCCGGACAGCAGCGGTTCGCCCGTATATTTGCTGGGCCTCACTGCCCCCACTACCAGCAGTTGGCTGGCCGGTGATCTGGTGGAGGTGCTGCCGCGCAATGGCGCCTGGGCGATCGAGCATTTCCTCGATGGCCTGGGGATTGACGGTCGGGCCACGGTTGAACTCGATGGCCTGTCGCAAACTCTGGAGCAAGCCCTGGCCAGCCGCCAACTGCCCGAGAACCGCGCTCATCTGGTCGGCCTGCACGCGCAAGCGCTGGTGAACGCGTTGGTGCCGCTGGCCATGCGCGAATACTCCATCGCCTCGATCGCCGCCGACGGCGTGCTGGAATTGATCGTGCGCCAGGAACTGCACCCCGATGGCAGCCTGGGCATCGGTTCCGGCTGGTTGACCGAACACGTCCCGGTAGGTGCTCACATCAGCCTGCGGGTGCGGCGCAACAGTGGTTTCCATCTGCCGAACGAGGCGGTACCGATGATCTTGCTGGGCAACGGCACCGGGTTGGCCGGGTTGCGCAGCTTGCTCAAGGCACGGATTGCCGACGGGCAACAGCGTCACTGGTTGCTGTTCGGCGAGCGTAATCGCGAACACGATTTTCTGTGCCGTGCCGAGCTGGAAGAGTGGTTGATCAACGGTGATCTGACGCGTCTGGACCTGGCGTTTTCCCGCGATCAGGCCGAGAAAATCTATGTGCAGGATCGCCTGCGCGAGGCTGCCGGCGAGCTGAAGAAATGGCTGGCCGATGGCGCCGTGATTTACATCTGCGGCAGTTTGCAGGGGATGGCATCGGGGGTGGATCAGGTGCTTAACGACGTGCTGGGTGCGGATGAAGTCGAGCGTCTGATCGAACAAGGCCGCTACCGCCGCGACGTCTACTGA
- a CDS encoding alkaline phosphatase: MSEFDLGRRRVMQAVGAGLLLPGLAPAVIASVNDRPQLTDGVQSGDLLGDRAMIWSRSDRAARMVVEWDTRSLFSNPRRFVSPLADARTDFTARVELTGLPADQAIFYRVTFEDAQSGVASEPWFGHLRSVPSARRDIRFVWSGDTVGQGFGINPDIGGMRIYEAMRLRLPDFFIHSGDTIYADGPVPAQLTTESGRVWRNITSEAKSKVAETLDEYRGNYRYNLMDDNIRRFNAEVPQIWQWDDHEVVNNWSPGKQLDDRYKSKDIHSLVGRARQAWLEYAPMRLQSADGGGRIYRKLSYGPMLDVFVLDMRSYRGANDDNLGAAKPFLGREQLDWLKRELKGSQAQWKVIAADMPIGLGVPDGEVSPGVARWEAVANGDPGPAQGRELEIAELLGFLRAQQVRNFVWLTADVHYCAAHHYHPDRAAFQDFEPFWEFVAGPLNAGSFGPNTLDKTFGPEVVFQKAPPAQNTSPFAGFQFFGEVNIDGQTGELSVVLRDLDGVGVFERKLQPG, translated from the coding sequence ATGAGCGAATTCGACCTCGGCCGCCGTCGTGTCATGCAAGCTGTCGGGGCCGGGCTATTGCTGCCCGGCCTGGCTCCGGCGGTGATTGCTTCGGTCAATGATCGGCCGCAACTCACCGACGGTGTGCAGTCCGGCGATCTGTTGGGTGACCGGGCGATGATCTGGAGCCGTAGTGACCGTGCGGCGCGGATGGTGGTGGAATGGGACACGCGCAGCCTGTTCAGCAACCCACGTCGATTCGTCTCGCCGCTGGCCGATGCCCGCACCGATTTCACCGCACGGGTCGAACTCACTGGCCTGCCCGCCGATCAGGCGATTTTCTACCGCGTGACGTTCGAGGACGCCCAGAGCGGTGTCGCCAGTGAACCCTGGTTCGGTCATCTGCGCAGTGTGCCAAGCGCTCGGCGGGATATTCGGTTTGTCTGGAGTGGCGATACCGTCGGCCAGGGCTTCGGCATCAATCCGGACATCGGCGGCATGCGCATCTATGAAGCCATGCGTCTGCGTCTGCCGGACTTCTTTATCCACAGCGGCGACACCATCTACGCCGATGGCCCGGTGCCGGCGCAACTGACCACCGAAAGCGGGCGGGTGTGGCGCAACATCACCAGCGAAGCCAAGAGCAAAGTCGCCGAAACCCTCGACGAGTATCGCGGCAATTACCGCTACAACCTGATGGACGACAACATCCGCCGCTTCAACGCCGAAGTGCCGCAGATCTGGCAGTGGGACGACCACGAAGTGGTGAACAACTGGTCGCCGGGCAAGCAACTGGATGATCGCTACAAGAGCAAAGATATCCACAGCCTGGTGGGCCGCGCGCGGCAGGCCTGGCTCGAATATGCACCGATGCGTTTACAGAGCGCCGACGGTGGCGGGCGGATTTATCGCAAGTTGAGTTATGGGCCGATGCTCGATGTGTTCGTGCTCGACATGCGCAGTTATCGCGGTGCCAACGATGACAACCTCGGTGCTGCCAAGCCGTTCCTCGGTCGCGAACAATTGGACTGGCTCAAACGTGAATTGAAAGGCTCTCAGGCTCAATGGAAAGTCATCGCCGCCGACATGCCCATCGGCCTCGGCGTACCCGACGGCGAAGTCAGCCCTGGTGTGGCGCGTTGGGAGGCGGTGGCCAACGGTGATCCGGGCCCGGCTCAGGGCCGTGAACTGGAGATCGCTGAATTGCTCGGCTTTCTGCGGGCGCAGCAGGTGCGCAATTTCGTCTGGCTGACGGCGGATGTGCATTACTGTGCGGCGCATCATTATCATCCTGATCGCGCGGCGTTCCAGGACTTCGAACCGTTCTGGGAGTTTGTCGCGGGGCCATTGAATGCGGGGAGCTTCGGGCCGAATACGCTGGATAAAACCTTCGGGCCCGAAGTGGTGTTCCAGAAGGCTCCACCGGCGCAGAACACCTCGCCATTTGCCGGGTTTCAGTTTTTTGGCGAGGTGAATATCGATGGGCAGACCGGGGAGTTGAGCGTTGTGCTGCGGGATCTGGATGGGGTGGGGGTGTTTGAGCGTAAGTTGCAGCCGGGTTGA